A genomic window from Synechococcus sp. CBW1107 includes:
- a CDS encoding DUF433 domain-containing protein — MAPSRITHNPEQCGGKPCIRGMRIRVRDVLELYAAGLSSEQILADYPDLEPEDLSAALDYAAREIDHPVLVG, encoded by the coding sequence ATGGCGCCATCCCGTATCACCCACAACCCGGAGCAGTGCGGCGGTAAGCCCTGCATCCGCGGCATGCGCATTCGCGTGCGGGATGTCCTGGAGCTCTATGCCGCTGGGCTGAGCAGCGAGCAGATCCTTGCCGACTACCCGGATCTGGAGCCGGAGGATCTCAGTGCGGCACTGGATTACGCAGCCCGGGAGATCGACCATCCAGTGTTGGTGGGATGA
- a CDS encoding DUF5615 family PIN-like protein, with product MRLWLDAQLPPALALWIGAQPWGVDAVPVREIGLRDASDPEIFRQARAAEAVVMTKDRDFIRLLDEQSPPPQVIWLRLGNSSNAALQQVLSTTLLPALELLRTGEPWVEIRPQANAEA from the coding sequence ATGAGGCTCTGGCTGGATGCCCAGCTGCCGCCAGCCCTGGCCCTCTGGATCGGTGCGCAGCCATGGGGAGTGGATGCCGTCCCTGTGCGGGAGATCGGGTTGCGGGATGCCAGCGATCCGGAGATCTTTCGCCAGGCACGGGCCGCTGAGGCGGTGGTGATGACCAAAGACCGGGACTTCATCCGCCTGCTGGATGAGCAGAGCCCTCCTCCCCAGGTGATCTGGCTGCGGCTGGGGAACAGCAGCAATGCCGCACTGCAGCAGGTGTTGAGCACGACCCTGCTGCCAGCGCTGGAGCTGTTGCGCACCGGTGAACCCTGGGTGGAGATCCGGCCGCAGGCCAACGCAGAGGCCTGA
- a CDS encoding Fic family protein has translation MASSWIWQQPDWPQFRWKSSALDPLLEQARSARQELLSRLETLEPPLDREAISALLGRESLGTAAIEGELLDPGQVRSSIARRLHLPLAEGQPAASAQVEGLLDVLLEATSTLEAPLTLATLNHWHQRLFAAGPDGLRAIRIGGLRDEAPMQVLSGAIGRDRLHFEAPPRDQLEEQLEAFLDWVASPPAQLDGLLRAGLAHLWFLTLHPYQDGNGRLARAITDRLLAQDCRAQSQQALAACALCISAQILREREGYYTALERCQRGDLDVTSWLSWFLEQLTAAAATNGAVIDAVRRKAAFWWSHRHSGFNSRQQKLLNRLLDAEPEGFTGGMTLRKAIGLTKVSRATAWRDLAELVEQQAIEPIGEGRSRAYRLHWPGGPSPGDGA, from the coding sequence ATGGCTTCATCCTGGATCTGGCAGCAGCCCGACTGGCCCCAGTTCCGCTGGAAGAGCTCCGCTCTGGATCCTCTGCTGGAGCAGGCCCGCTCTGCACGCCAGGAGCTGCTGAGCCGGCTGGAGACGCTGGAGCCCCCGCTCGATCGGGAAGCGATCTCCGCCTTGCTGGGTCGGGAGAGCCTGGGCACGGCCGCCATCGAAGGCGAGCTGCTGGATCCCGGCCAGGTGCGCTCCTCGATCGCGCGCCGGCTGCACCTTCCCCTGGCCGAGGGGCAGCCGGCCGCCAGCGCCCAGGTGGAGGGCCTGCTGGATGTGTTGCTGGAGGCCACCAGCACCCTGGAGGCGCCCCTCACCCTGGCCACGCTGAACCACTGGCACCAGCGCCTGTTCGCCGCTGGCCCCGATGGACTGCGCGCCATTCGGATCGGTGGGCTGCGCGATGAGGCCCCGATGCAGGTGCTCTCCGGCGCCATTGGCCGTGATCGCCTGCACTTTGAGGCGCCGCCCCGAGACCAGCTCGAGGAGCAGCTGGAGGCCTTCCTGGATTGGGTCGCCTCCCCCCCTGCGCAGCTGGACGGGCTGTTGCGCGCCGGCCTGGCCCACCTCTGGTTTCTCACCCTCCACCCCTACCAAGACGGCAACGGCCGCCTCGCCCGTGCCATCACCGATCGGCTGCTGGCCCAGGACTGCAGAGCCCAGAGCCAACAGGCGTTAGCTGCCTGCGCCCTTTGCATCTCCGCCCAGATCCTGCGGGAGCGGGAGGGCTATTACACGGCACTGGAGCGCTGCCAGCGGGGAGATTTGGATGTCACGAGCTGGCTGAGCTGGTTCCTGGAGCAACTCACGGCAGCGGCGGCCACCAATGGCGCCGTGATCGATGCGGTGCGGCGCAAGGCGGCCTTCTGGTGGAGCCACCGGCACAGCGGCTTCAACAGCCGCCAGCAGAAACTGCTCAATCGCTTGCTGGATGCCGAACCGGAGGGGTTCACGGGCGGCATGACACTGCGCAAGGCCATCGGCCTCACCAAGGTGAGCCGCGCCACGGCCTGGCGCGATCTGGCCGAGCTGGTGGAGCAACAAGCAATCGAGCCGATCGGCGAAGGCCGCAGCCGCGCCTATCGCCTCCATTGGCCAGGCGGGCCCTCACCAGGAGATGGCGCGTAA
- a CDS encoding L,D-transpeptidase — protein MASPMTPERFQDRFEAFLGEPQQVSGVWTLHAVIAGLPGSEAVLDEQAPWALTFSQKPAAPPVPAAPAGGLDPRGSEEAGMAGPQLAAPVQPGDSYLLVNDRDEDMEAYDYTGAFLWKIPCLARGQGSDTDWTQNSTDTPPGLYRLGQLYADYEQYPNPPCSDTAMGYGWYSFDMEELEGQEVAHGRAGIMLHGGGSACGWPGAWAPQQPLHPTLGCIRLHNADLRDKVLPLCRQGTVYVGVFQEKK, from the coding sequence ATGGCCAGCCCCATGACACCCGAGCGGTTCCAGGACCGCTTTGAAGCGTTCCTCGGTGAACCCCAGCAGGTTTCCGGCGTCTGGACCCTCCATGCCGTGATCGCTGGCCTGCCTGGCAGCGAGGCCGTCCTCGATGAGCAGGCCCCCTGGGCGCTCACCTTCAGCCAAAAACCCGCTGCGCCCCCGGTCCCAGCAGCTCCTGCCGGTGGTCTGGATCCCCGCGGTTCAGAGGAGGCCGGCATGGCCGGCCCGCAGCTGGCAGCACCCGTCCAGCCCGGGGATTCCTATCTGCTGGTGAACGACCGGGACGAGGACATGGAGGCCTACGACTACACCGGGGCCTTCCTCTGGAAGATCCCCTGCCTGGCCCGCGGCCAGGGGAGCGACACCGACTGGACCCAGAACAGCACCGACACCCCGCCTGGGCTCTACCGACTGGGGCAGCTGTATGCCGACTACGAGCAGTACCCCAACCCGCCCTGCAGCGACACCGCCATGGGCTACGGCTGGTATTCCTTCGACATGGAAGAGCTGGAGGGCCAGGAGGTGGCCCATGGTCGGGCCGGGATCATGCTCCACGGCGGCGGCTCGGCCTGTGGCTGGCCCGGCGCCTGGGCACCGCAGCAACCCCTGCACCCCACCCTCGGTTGCATCCGGCTCCATAACGCCGATCTGCGCGACAAGGTGCTGCCCCTCTGTCGGCAGGGCACCGTCTATGTGGGGGTGTTCCAGGAAAAAAAGTGA